The Pseudarthrobacter defluvii DNA window TACACGGTCCTGGCCATGCTCTCAGAGGCGGAAGACCGGTTCCTGCCCATGAGCGAGCTCGCGGCCCGCAGCAGCGCGTCCCTGTCCCGCCTTTCGCATGTGGTGACCAAGCTGCAGAAGCGCGGATGGGTGGAGCGCCGCCCGCACCCCTCCGATGCCAGGGTTACCACCGCGCACCTCACCGAGGAAGGCATGGCCACCATCGTGGGCCTGGCTCCTGGCCACGTTGAGGACGTCAGGCACCTGTTCCTCGATGCCCTGACCGAGCAGGATGTGC harbors:
- a CDS encoding MarR family winged helix-turn-helix transcriptional regulator — protein: MTEPRWLTADERRAWLALVSINTLLPAALDTKLHAAGKLSLFDYTVLAMLSEAEDRFLPMSELAARSSASLSRLSHVVTKLQKRGWVERRPHPSDARVTTAHLTEEGMATIVGLAPGHVEDVRHLFLDALTEQDVLDLARIGEKVVGRLDTDHWILREKQD